The genomic window CTATTACAACGACGCCGGCGTGCAGATCGAGAACCTTGCCAAGTCGGTGCAGGCACGTGCGCGCGGCTTCAAGCCGGGCGACGAGCAGTGGCCGGCCGAAGCCTACAACGGCGAGTACATCGGCGATGTGGCCAAGGCCTACCTGCTGGGCCAGACCGTGGACCTGGAAGGCAGCCAGATCATCGGCGCCAAGGATGCCAACAACCTGGATGAAATCCGGCGTTTCGCCGTGGCCTACCTGCGCAACGAGCAGAACCAGGACCTGGCCGCGTTCGGCGTGGATTTCGACATCTACTTCCTGGAAAGCTCGCTGTACAAGGACGGCAAGGTTGCCGAGACCGTGCAGCAGCTGATCAGCTCCGGTCATACCTACGAGGAAGGCGGCGCGCTGTGGCTGCGCTCCACCGATTTTGGTGACGACAAGGACCGCGTGATGCGCAAGTCCGACGGCACCTTCACCTACTTCCTGCCGGACGTGGCCTACCACCTGAGCAAGTGGCAGCGCGGTTACGAACGCGCCATCACCGAACTCGGTGCCGACCACCATGGCTCGCTGGCACGTGTGCGCGCCGGCCTGCAGGCACTGGACGTGGGCATTCCAAAGGGCTGGCCGGAATACGTGCTGCACCAGATGGTGACGGTGATGCGCGGCGGCGAGGAAGTGAAGCTGTCCAAGCGTGCCGGCAGCTACCTGACCCTGCGCGACCTGATCGACGAAGTGGGTGCCGATGCGGTGCGCTGGTTCCTGATCGCGCGCAAGCCCGATTCGCAGCTGACCTTCGACATCGACCTGGCCCGCCAGCAGAGCAGCGACAACCCGGTGTTCTACGTGCAGTACGCGCATGCCCGCGTCTGCTCGCTGCTGCGCCAGGCGCAGGAGAAGGGCCTGGACTACAAGCAGGCCGAAGGCCTGGCAGCGCTGTCGCAGCTGGGCGACGAGCTGTCGCTGGAACTGATGAACGAGATCTCGCGTTACCCGGAAGTGGTGGAAGCGGCCGGCACCGCGCTGGAACCGCACCAGATCGCGCAGTACCTGCGTGAATTGGCACACGCTTTCCACACGTGGTATCACGGCACCCCGGTACTGGTGGATGATGCCGCCGAGCGCAACGCCAAGCTCGCTTTGGCCAGCGCCGCACGGCAGACCCTGGCCAATGGCCTGAGCATCCTGGGCGTCAGTGCCCCGGAAAAGATGTAAACACCTGGAGACGCAGTAGACATGGCAGCACGACGCGGCAAAAGCCAAGCCCGGCGCAACAACGACAACGGCACGCCCGGCTGGGTGTGGCTGGTTGCCGGCGTGGCGATTGCGGCCGTGGTGTTCCTGGCAGCGCCCAACCTGTTCAAGAAGGACGGCGACGGCTTTCTGCGCGTAGGCCCGCAACCGAACCCGGACGCACAGCCGGCGCCGGTGGTGGATGCCGACGTTGACGCCGGTGCGGAATCGAACAAGCCAGCAACGCCTGCCGGTGCCAAGCCGGAAGAGAAGCCAGCCACCCAGTACGATTTCTACACGTTGTTGCCGGGTACTGAAGTGCAGATGTCCGACGCCGAACTGGCCGCCAGTGCCAAGGCAGAGGAACAGCGCCGTGCCGCCGCAGCGCGCGCAAGCGCGGCCGCGAGCCCGACCACGCCGGCTGCTGCACCGACCGAAGCCCAGCGTGCGCAGGCTGCGTTGGAAGGACGCCCGTTGCCGGCACCGGTAGCAGAAACAGCGCGCCAACCAGCACCGATCAGCGAAACCGCACCGCGTCCAGCCCAGGTTGCCAGCGCTACGCCGGCCCCTGCGGCTACCGCGCCCAAGCCGGCGCCTGCAGCGGCAGCGCCCGCCGCAACCGTGGCAACTGCCGCACCTGCGGCGGCGACGGACAACGTGCGCTACATCCTGCAGGCAGGTGCATTTGGTGCCTCCGGCGATGCCGAGTCGACCAAGGCCAAGCTGGCAATGATGGGTTTGGCGGCACGGGTGGAATCGGCGCAGATCAACGGCAACACCGTGTACCGCGTGCGCATGGGCCCGTATGGCACCGCCAGCGAACTGGCCGAAGCCAAGGCCAAGCTCAACGGCACTGGTCTGCAGGCGATGGCGATCAAGGCGCAGTAACACCGCTGATGGCGGTGTTACCCCAAAGTTTGTGAAACAAACTTTGGGGTCCGTTGACAACTTTCAAAGTTGACGCAACCAGCTCAACCGTCGTTGTCGAAGACGGCGATGCGTGCACCAAGTGCGACGTAGTCAGCGTCCAGCGTGACCCGCGCAACAAAACCGACGATGGCTTGGCACGTGGCGCTGGGGTTCCAACTCCAGAGCAATCCTTCGTGCATGAGTGCGACTCACGGCAGTTCCCGGAATGGAAATGCTGGCTCCAGGGCGCGGTGGCTACCTGCGCAGAATCACTGCGTGGGGTGCAGTAGTTTTACTTGGTTACCGCGTACTCCGCCTCAACTGCATGATCGCTTCCGGCAACTCGGTGCGCATCTGTTCGCGCAGGGCTTCGGCGACGCCGTGGTAGCGGCGGCGCTGGATGAAGTAGCAGTACACGAACAACCCCAAGATGATCAGCAGCGGCCAGGTGGA from Stenotrophomonas nitritireducens includes these protein-coding regions:
- a CDS encoding SPOR domain-containing protein; amino-acid sequence: MAARRGKSQARRNNDNGTPGWVWLVAGVAIAAVVFLAAPNLFKKDGDGFLRVGPQPNPDAQPAPVVDADVDAGAESNKPATPAGAKPEEKPATQYDFYTLLPGTEVQMSDAELAASAKAEEQRRAAAARASAAASPTTPAAAPTEAQRAQAALEGRPLPAPVAETARQPAPISETAPRPAQVASATPAPAATAPKPAPAAAAPAATVATAAPAAATDNVRYILQAGAFGASGDAESTKAKLAMMGLAARVESAQINGNTVYRVRMGPYGTASELAEAKAKLNGTGLQAMAIKAQ
- the argS gene encoding arginine--tRNA ligase, with product MKPQLRALIGQGIEALRANGTLPADTLPPDFVVERPKTREHGDFATNAAMLLAKAARSNPRAVAQALVAALPVSDDIVNVEIAGPGFINFKLSPVAYQREVVSVLKEAEDYGRNLSGNGRSVGVEYVSANPTGPLHVGHGRAGVIGDCIARVLEANGWNAKREFYYNDAGVQIENLAKSVQARARGFKPGDEQWPAEAYNGEYIGDVAKAYLLGQTVDLEGSQIIGAKDANNLDEIRRFAVAYLRNEQNQDLAAFGVDFDIYFLESSLYKDGKVAETVQQLISSGHTYEEGGALWLRSTDFGDDKDRVMRKSDGTFTYFLPDVAYHLSKWQRGYERAITELGADHHGSLARVRAGLQALDVGIPKGWPEYVLHQMVTVMRGGEEVKLSKRAGSYLTLRDLIDEVGADAVRWFLIARKPDSQLTFDIDLARQQSSDNPVFYVQYAHARVCSLLRQAQEKGLDYKQAEGLAALSQLGDELSLELMNEISRYPEVVEAAGTALEPHQIAQYLRELAHAFHTWYHGTPVLVDDAAERNAKLALASAARQTLANGLSILGVSAPEKM